The DNA segment CGCTTCGTGGACATGAGCCAATCGTGTATGAAAAAACTGATAGGTTAGGTGGGAATCTGATTCCCGGTGGAGTGCCATCATTTAAAGAAGATGATCATGCGCTGGTGGCTTGGTATGAAAATGAACTTAAAAAGTTAAACGTAGAAGTCCATCTAAATTCAGAATTAGATGCTGACGGTGTCATTAATTTTGGCGCTGATGTGGTGATAGTCGCGACAGGTTCAAAGCCAAAAGTATTTTCACTGGGAGAAGGACCGGTTTACACTGCTCAAGATGCGTTGTTAGGCAAAGTTAATATAGGAAATGATGTTGCCGTAATTGGCGGCGGACTTGTAGGATGTGAGACAGCGCTATGGCTTAAAGATATGGGCAAGAATGTGACGATAATTGAGGCGCTTCCAAAGCTTTTAGCTGTAAATGGTCCATTGTGCCATGCAAATAGCGAGATGCTGAAAGAATTGATACCTTTCAAAGGAATAAAGACCATAACATCTGCAAAAGCTACTGCATATGACGGAAAGGTGCTTAAAGTGAATACGCCTGATGGTGATATAGACATTGCAGCGGATACGGTTATTCTTGCAGTTGGATATACGCCGTCTGATTCTCTGTATAGAGAAGTAAAAGATAAGATTTCAAATGTATATCTTATCGGCGATGCTGGCAATGTGTCCAATATAATGTATGCAATATGGAATGCCTTTGAGGTTGCTAAAAATATAGATTAGAAGAACAGGAGAGAGATTGGTGCCAGAAAGTTTAACTTCCAGAGAAAAGCAGGCCATTGCTACTAAAAAGAGGATATACAGTTGCGGTGTAGAGCTTATAAAAAAATATGGATATGACAATATAACTGTAAAAGACATAGCAGAAAAAGCCAATGTTTCTATAGGAAATTATTATCACTACTTTAGATCAAAGTATGACCTTCTGGTGGAGATATTTAAGCATGGCGATGAATTTTTTGAGGCTGAAGTGCCGAAGATTTTAGAGGCTTATACAGACTGCAAGGATATATTGGTTCAGTATTTTCTCATATATGCAAAACTTGCAATAAATGATGGAGTAGATATGGCAAAAAATCTGTATATACCGACAAATAAGATGTTTTTGACACATGGTCGTTCCATGCAGAATATGCTTATTCAAATATTAAAGAATGAGCAAGAAAAAGGCAAGATACCAAATGTTTTAGACTGTGAGGAAATTACAGAGAAACTATTTATTGTGGCAAGGGGCGTTATCTTTGATTGGTGCTTAAAAGACGGCAAGACCGATCTTTTGGCTGAGATGCAAGACATAATATCACGAATGGTAGAAAGCTATATTGAAAAATAGAATAAACAAATATTATTTCTAATAGTTTAAGCAGCAACTCAAAGATTTTGTACAAATATACTGGGCGGTTTTGTTTCCGCCTTTTTTTGTTGGTGGACATTAGCTTCACTTCCTTTCCTTTGGAGGCTATGACTATAAAAAGTTCAACCTCATATTTCATTGTATTATTCTCTTTAATGCTATATAATGAAATATGGCATTACTGATAAGGGAGGAAAAAATGCAGATATTTATTGTTGTTTTAAATTACCTTTTGATGCTTTTAATAGGTCTTGTCGATAACATAAAAGGTCCTGTATTATCTCCAATTAAGTCATTTTACAATGTGGATTATACGTATATTGGACTTCTTTTGTTTATTGGAAGCCTTGGATTTATCATAGCTTCGTTTGTGGGTGGAATGATTGTAAATAGATATGGCAGTAAGATGGCATTGTCTTTGGGGCTTGTCTTTATCATCATAGGGATTTTAGGATATTTTGCATCACCGGTTTTCTTAGTGTTTTTGATTTTCTTCTTCTCTATGAATTTTGGCATAGGGATGCTGGAGATAGGTATAAATGCCACCGCTGCAGTTGCATTTTTGGTTAATCAAGCCATAATGATGAACCTTTTGCATTTCTTTTACGGTTTAGGTGCTACGATTTCACCAAATGCGGCAGGAAGGCTTGTGGCTTTGAAGTATTCATGGCAAAACATATATCTTTTTGGAGGCATTATAGCTCTTTTAATGCTTATTGTAGTTTTGTTTACGAGATTTCCTGGTACAGCTAAATATGTAGATGGCAATAAAGTCAAATATCTTGATGTATTGAAAGATAGGCATGTCATTTTGTTTTCAGTCATGTTAGGATTTTACATCGCATCAGAAGTCGGCATAGGCAATTGGGCTGTGACGTACCTTAAAGGATCTTACGGCATGAACAGCGTAAAAAGTTCTATGTACTTGTCTCTTTTCTTTGCCGCTTTTACCATAGGCAGGCTTTTAGGAGGGTTTGTGGTTGAAAAAATAGGATATGTGAAAAGCATATTCATATTTGCATCGCTGGCAGCATCTTTTGTCGCCTTAAGCATGGTAAGTCAGGATTTATCGATTCTTCTGTCTATGGCAGGCTTATTTTACTCCATAATTTATCCTACGACTATGGCATTGGCAATGAAGAGCTTTAAAGAAAATACAAGCGTTGTCATAAGCGTCATAGTCACCGTAAGTTCATCTATAAACATGGTGGCCAATTTTATAATAGGAAAGCTAAGCGATTTGTTTGGCGTGTTTGTGGGATTTTCATTTATCGTAGTTTTTATGGTGCTGGTGATTGTGATGCTTAATGTTCTTCGGTCATCTCTTAAACTGTATTCTAAATAAAAAGCTCCCGATTGTGGGAGCTAAATTTCATATTAGATTTACATTTTCAAGCAGTGTGCTGTCATCAAGTATTTCACTGGATCTTCCTACAGCCTCTATCGAATGTGATTCATTCATCACGACGATTCTATCGGCAATGATTCTGGCTAAATCCAAATCGTGAGTGGATATTACAAGCGTTTTTCCCTCATCTTTTAGGTCTATTAACATTTTGTAGAGCCACTTTCTCGACCTTGGATCAAGGCCGTTTGTAGGCTCATCTAAAAGCAATACATCTGGATTTATAACCATTATTGATGCTAAAGCTACTTTCTTTTTTTCACCGCCGCTTAGCCTGTGCGGCGGTCTGTCTTTTAATTTTGCGATGCCAAACGACTCAAGAGTCTTTTCTACCATGGATTTTACTCTGTCAGGATTTAATCCCATCTGCAGTGGAGCAAATGCTACTTCATCAAAGACACACGCATTAAAAAGCTGAACGTCAGAGTCTTGAAATAGATAGCCGACTTTTCTCCTGAATTGGTATTCTTGGTCCCCTTTCAGATTCAATATGGATTTGCCAAATGCTGATATTTCGCCTCTATCCGGCTTTATTAAGCCATCCATCAATTTTAATAGAGTGGACTTTCCAGAGCCGTTGGCACCTAAGATTATTAAACTTTCTCCTTTTAATACGCTAAAGCTTACATCAACAAGTGCAGGTTGTGACTTTATATATGAGTACGAAACGTTTTTAAGTTCAAATGCTATATCCAAAGTTTGCCTCCTTTTACGATAAAAGTTGCTGCAAAAAGTGAAATGTTGAACAATATCCAGACTGCATCAAAGATATCGAACTTGAAGTCGCTTATTGTCTTGTACTCGCCTTTGTATCCGCGGGAGAGCATGGCACTGTAGACTTCGCTGCTTAAATATTCAGATCTTATTAAGAGATTTCCCATTGACGACGCTACAAATCTTCTCTCACTTTTGCCTTTAGACTTTCCTACGCTTCTGCTTTTTCTGGCAAGAAACATGTTTGACGCCACATCAAGGAAAAGAGTTATATACCTAAACGATATATCAAGGGTGGCAGAGAAAATTTTCGGCAACTTGAAATACCTAAACGCTTTTAAAATTTCCACCCACTTTGTGGACAGTATCAAAATGTATATGAAGGAAAGGGAGACAAAAGAGCGCATAATGAAAATCGATGCGCTTATGGCTCCGTTCCTTGTGATGTACAAGTTTTTGCCAATGTATATAAGCGGATTTCCCGGTTTTACGATGTTAAACAATGATGGTATTAATACAATTCCTGTAAAGATTACGGATACTGATAAAACCCTGAATATATAGGATTTTATTGGCACCTTCGAAAGTACAGCGACAAAGATAGAGTATACAACCATCAAGCACAGAAATTGCCATGAGCTGCTTAAATTGCACAAGACAATCAAAAGCAATATAGATAAAAGCCGTATTCTCGCGTCCAATGACTGCATAAGGCCCCGTTTGATGGCAATTTCATCTGATTCAAACATATCTTGAAATGTACTTTGTATACTCAATACAGTCTTTTCGATAAAATTACTCATTTTTCCCCTCATGCCTACCTATCATTTTGCTAAGGATAAAAAACACTATGGCAATTACTGCGATTCCTACGATAGCTGAAAATATGTAGCCTATTGATTGCTGGAAAAAGTTTTTGTCAAAGCCAGGTATGCCGTAATCAGGAAATAAAGCCTTTACCGTATCTGAGAAATGCTTCATTCCGTTTGGCACATATCCTACCATGTTTTTTACCTCATCTATGCCCCACTCACCCCAAGCAGATCCTGGCGCTAAAAGTCCTATAGGTGTAAGCAGTATTATCACTATTGCAGCTATCAAAAGTTTCTTCATTTATTTTCACCCCTTAGCCTGTAAGTGAATTTATAAAGCAAGTTGTCTTCACCAGCTTTAATAAGGTAGTAGACTACAAGTCCAGTTACTGCTGCCTCTACTAATCCAGCTATTGTAAGATGTGCTATCATCATAGCAGGTATAGACTGGCTTAGCCCGTACGGGAAGTATAAGGCACGACCATCTGCTGTGTGAAAAAGCACAGGCTGAAGTCCTAATTCTATTGATGCTGCAAGTGCTGCTGCATTTATTCCAGCGTACGCACCTATGGCAGATGATATTACCTTTCCTGCTTTAAGCTTTTGAAGCAGCATATATACGCCGTATCCTACGAAAGGTGCTACGAATGCCATGTTAAAGCTATTTGCACCTAATGCTAAGATGCCACCATCTCCAAAGAACAACGATTGTATAAGAAGTGCGACTGTAAGAGAAATGCTGGCTCCCCATGGACCTAATGCGATGGCCAGAAGCGTGGCGCCTACAGCGTGTGCTGTTGTACCACCAGGTATAGGCACGTTAAACATCATTATGGTGAAGGCAAAGGCTGAACCTATTGCCATTGTAGGTACATCTTTTTTATCAAAAGTTTCATTTACTTTCTTTGTTGCCACAGCCAATACAGGCACCATCGCAGCACCCATAACAGCACAGGTGGAAGGACTTAAATATCCATCTGGTATATGCATAAACATCTCCCCCTTACAAATTCTTCCCGGTTGTAGTCATGACAAGCTTTCCGTGCTTTACGCCTTTTGTGCTTATTATCTCGTCGGCTATAGCTGATATAGTCTTTGAAGTGCCTTTTACGACCATCACTTCAAGGCAATTGTGCTCATCAAGGTGTACGTGCATACTGGAGATTATGTTTTCATGGTGCCCATGCTGAATGTCAACAAGTTTGTCGCTTATCTCTCTTACTTCATGGTTGTAAACATATGTGACAGTGCCGATTGATTCGGCGTCATCTGATTCGCAATGGTTTTCAACTATGTAATCCCTGATCAAATCTCTTATTGCCTCAGACCTGTTTTTGTAGTTTTTTGACTCAATCAATTTATCAAACTGTGAAAGCAGATTCGCTTCCATTGAGACTCCGAAACGGGTTATTTCTTCCAGACGTATCATCTCCTTCTGTGTTACTTTTATAAAAATAATAGCACTAAATCGACTGATAATCAATAGCGATTTAGAAATTCAGAATACTATACTAATTTAAATTATTGAAATTTAGTTATCCTTAATATATGATATAGAAAAAGGATTTTGGAAGTTTTCATTGAAACAAAATGAGGAGGAGAAGATGGATATAAGGTCTTATGAGATAGAGATAGATGAGAAGTCTGTTTTAAGGTATTTAGGATATAAAGATTCTGAGCCTTATAAAGATTTATTAGACAAAATCAGGAATGCTATAAATGATGCTTATGATGTCATTGAGCCTGTGGTCTGCTTTGACAGGGCTTCTTTTGAGTACGACAATGAAAATGATGCCATAAAGTTTCTAAGCGGTGATATGATAAATGATAAATACATAGTAGAAAGATTAAAAGGTGCAGAATATGTTATTATGGCTGTTGTCACAATTAAAGGCGGCATTGAAAGTGCATCATCAAGGCTTTTTAACGATGGAAAGTATATGAATGGAATGATATACGATGCCATCGGGAATGCGGCATTAGATAAGCTTTGCGAGAAGTTTTACAGAGATGTGGCGGATTATGCGTCAAAAGAAGGGTATGCAGTGACGGAGATGATGTTTCCCGGCGATGACAAGTGGGATATAGCATCACAGAAGATCATATTCAAACACCTTGATGCATCTAAGATAGGCGTTACGTTGGATGAAAATAACGTGATGCGCCCTGTAAAATCTCTGTCCTTCATATTAGGAATAGGAAAAGATATTAAGTCGTCATCTTCACACAATGATTGCAGCAAGTGCGATTTTTCCCAGTGCATCTACCGCAATGAGAAAAATATAAATTATTTGTTAAAAGTCAAATACAGAGATGAATACAAGGAAATTTTAGCGCAAGATGGTGCAAACCTTTTTAAAACATTGATAGAAAATGGCGTGCCAGTGCCTAATTCATGTGGCGGCTATCGCACTTGTGGAAAGTGCAAAGTCATAATAGATGATAAGCTTCCTGTGACTTCTGAGGAGATGAAGAATTTAAGCGATACAGAGCTTGAAAAGGGCGTAAGGCTTTCATGCTTTGTAAATATTGATAGAGATCTTTCTATCACGATTTTAGATGAAGGAGAAATATCAGTCTTGACTGATAGCATGGGACTATTTGAAGTCGACAGTGTAAACCCGAGAGTTAAAAAAATCCGCATAAAGCTTGATATGCCTACACTGGATGACCAGAGAGATGATTTTAAAAGAATATGCGATGCATTAGGATTTGACGCAAAAATTCCACTAAGCGTATTAAAGGTGCTTCCAGGCGTATTAGAGAAAAATGGCTACAATGCCATTTGCGTATTGAGAAAGAATGAGATCATATCGGTTGAAGGTTCTGACTCTGTTGGCAGTTTATACGGCATATCTTTGGATATAGGCACTACTACAATTGCTGCATACTTGTACGACATTGCCACAGGGAAAATGATAGATGTTTTTTCAGGCGCGAATCCACAAAGGTCGTATGGTGCCGATGTCATATCGAGGATAAATTATACAATCGCTAAAGAAGATGGACTTTATAGATTGCACATGGCGATGATTGAAGAAATCAATATGATAGTAGATCACTTTTGCGAAAGACAAGGAATTTCAAATGAAAGTATATATGAAATAGTGATGGTTGGCAATACCGTCATGATGCACTTGGCTTTAGGAGTACCTGCTAAGAATATCGCTAATTCGCCTTATATACCTGCATTTACGTCATCGATTGAAGTTAGGTCAAGAGATTTAGGGATAGATATAAACAAAGAAGGGTACGTTGTGACGCTTCCTATGGTTTCTTCATACGTAGGAGCGGATACGGTGGCGGCTGTACTTTCAAGCCGCATCAGTGAAAGCGACGATATCATTTTGCTGATAGATATAGGCACAAATGGAGAGATAGTGCTGGGGAATAAAGACTTTCTCATATCGTGCTCCGCTGCTGCAGGTCCTGCTTTTGAAGGAGCTGGCATTACTTTCGGTTTAAGCGGTGTAGAAGGCGCAATAGATCATGTGGACCTTGAAAGAGATCCCATATTTACTACCATTGGAGGAAAAGCAGCAAAAGGTATATGCGGTTCAGGCATCGTCGATGTGGTGGCAGAGCTTTTTGAGCATGGGATAATGGATACCACCGGTAGGATAATGGAGAGTGAAGAAGTAGTGGATCCGGTGGGAAGGAAATTTTTAAACAGTTTAGTTAAATACGATGATACACCATCATTTTTAATTGATGAGGCAGGTGGCATATACCTTACACAAAAGGATATAAGGCAGGTACAATTGGCAAAAGGAGCCATACAGGCTGGAATCAATATTCTCATGAAAGAGATGGATATTGCTGAAAAAGATATAAAAAGAGTTTACTTGGCAGGAGGGTTTGGCAGTTACATAAGCATAGAAAGCGCTGCAGCAATCGGACTTATACCAAAGGGATTAAAAGAGAAAGCAGTTCAAATAGGGAACGCAGCAGGGTTAGGAGCGTCATTTGCACTTCTCTCTGATGATATGCTTGAGAAATCAAAAGTGATAAGAGACAAGGTTAAGTACATAGAGCTTTCAAATAAATCTTCTTTTCAAGAGGAATTTTTAAAATCATTGTACTTTTAAAATTCCTCTTATTTTTTTAGAAGTGTATTGACTATATGGTCAATAAAGACTATAATCGAATTGGATATTGACCAAATGGTCAAAAAGGAGGCGCTTTTATGAAAATCATTGAAGTTAATAACTTGACCAAGTATTACGGCAAATCAAGGGGTATAATCGATGTAAGCTTTGATGTGGAAGAAGGTGAGGTATTCGGCTTCATAGGCCCTAATGGTGCAGGGAAATCCACTACAATAAGGATACTCTTATCTCTTATTTATCCTACATCTGGCAGCGCCAGGATTTTCGGCAAAGACTGCATAAAGTACGGACCAGATATAAAGAAGGATATAGGATATCTGCCATCAGAAGTCTTCTACTACGACAACATGAAGGTGATAGACCTTTTAAAGTATTCTGCAAGTTTTTATAAAAAGGACTGCAGCAAGAGGATAAAAGAGCTTTCAGAACTTATGGATTTGGATTTGGACAAAAGGATCGACGACCTTTCATACGGCAACAGAAAGAAAGTAGGCATAGTACAGGGACTTTTGCACGAGCCTAAACTGCTTATATTAGATGAGCCGACAAGTGGACTTGACCCACTTATGCAGCAAAGGTTTTTCAATCTTTTAAAAGAAGAAAACAAGAAAGGTGTCACAATTCTGTTTTCGTCCCACATACTAAGCGAAGTCCAAAAATTGTGTGATAGGGTGGCTATCATAAAGGAAGGCAAAATAGTGAGCCTTGAGAAGATAAGCACATTGAGGGAAAATAGCTATAAGAAAATCTACATTGAGGCAAATGCTCCTTTAAAAAGTGAGTATTTTAATATGGATGGTGTAAGCGATCTTCAGGTAAAAGATAGGACGGTCAGCTTTTTATTTAAAGGTGATATAAACAATATAACGAAGAAGATAGCAGAGATAAGCATATCAGATATTGCCATTGAAGAGCCCAGTTTAGAAGAAATCTTCATGCATTACTACACTTAAGGGGGTGTCATTATGAACGTATTTTTGTACGAGTTGAAATCAAAAACAAAGTCTTTAGCCGTCTGGTCTATATCACTAATCTTTGTGGCAGTTTTTTTACTTTCCATGTATCCTACCTTTTACAAGAATGCGTCTTTGTTCAAAGATGTATTAGAAGGCTATCCTGTAGCTGTGAGAAAAGCTTTTGGCATCTCTATTGACGACATAATCAAGTTTTTAGGCTATTATTCTTATGTATTTTCTTATGTGGTGCTTTTAGGTGCTATACAAGCCATGAATTACGGTGTGTCTTCGATATCAAAGGAGATTAAGCTTAAAACGGCTGATTTTCTCATGACGAAACCTGTAAAGCGAGGATATATTTTAACGTCAAAGATTTTATCATCCATCGTCGTACTTTTGATTACAGATGCTGTTTACTTTTTATCTGCATTTATCATGGCAAAATCGGTAGCGAAAGAGCCTTTTAACATCAAACTCTTTTTCATGATTTCTGTTACACTTTTGTTTGTGGAGATGATATTTTTATCTATCGGGGTTTTGCTGTCATCGGTTGCGAGGAAGATTAAGTCTACAACATCTATTTCTTTAGGAGTTGTATTTGCATTTTATGTAATTGGCATGATTCAGGCTATTTTAAACGACGACAACATGAAATATTTGACGCCTTTTAAATATTTCGATTTAAACTACATCATGAAAAATTCTTCGTATGACATTCATTTTTCCGTCATATCTTTGCTTATAGTCGTTGTGTCGATTTTTTTAAGCTATGTCTTTTTTCAAAAAAGAGACATCTATGCAATGTAAGGGGGAATATGAGTGAATATTTACATTAAAGAGATGAAATCCAGCGTTAAGTCATTGATTATATGGTCTTTGGTGATGATTGCCTTTGTGGCGTCGTCGATGGGGAAATTTGCTGCCAGCTCATCCATATCTGGACAATCTCTTAACGACATGATTTCAAAGATGCCTGATGCCTTAAAATCCATGTTTGGCAGTGGAAATTTTGATTTATCGAAGGCTATAGGTTTTTACGGCGCCATGTTCATATACATCGTATTGATGGCTGCTTTGCACGCTTCGCTGATTGGTTCTAATATACTTTCTAAAGAGGAAGATGATAAAACTGCGGAATTTTTGATGTCAAAACCTGTGCCGAGAGCAAAGGTTATTACGTCAAAGCTTTTTGCCGCGTTTACAAATATAATCATTTTTAATGCTGTGACTTTCGTTTCATCTTTGTATTTTGTGGGATACTACAGCAAGGGTGAAAACATTAGTGGTGATGTGCTAAAATTGATGTTGGGCGTATTAGCATTGCAGCTTATATATGTTTCATTGGGATTGTACTTTTCAAGTTTTTTAAGAAATCCCAGGTTATCTTCGCCTATTACTATAGGTGTGATGCTGGCAACGTATATTTTATCTCTTGCCATAGATATAGACAATCACCTTTCCCGTTTAAAGTACCTTACGCCTTTTAAGTATTTTGACGCAAAAAATTTGATGAATGGGAAGAGATTTGAGATAATATATGTTGCAATATCCGCTTTAATTGTGATATTGTGTATTGGCGGGACTTATGTTTTCTATCAAAAGAGGGATTTGAAAATTTAGTTTTAGGAAGGGATCTTTTTGTACGATAGCTTTGAAAATCTAAGCGATGAAAAGAGGGACAGGATAATTGAAGCAAGTCTAAGAGAGTTTTCTGAAAAAGGCTATATGAGGGCTTCTACAAACGAAATTGTCAAAAATGCTGGAATATCAAAAGGCCTTCTTTTCCACTACTTTAAGAGCAAAAAGAATTTGTTTTTGTATCTTTTTGATCGGATTGTAGATGAGTTTGTCGCTGCTTTTTATGAATTCATAGATGATTCATCTTCGGATATATTTGACAGGCTTATGAGCTGGACAATGGTTAAATTCAGATTGTATTACAGAAAGCCTTTAGAGTACAGATTTTTAACAGTATCTATTTATGATTCGCCAGAAGAAATAAAAGATGACATATTGAAAAGATATGAGAGAATAAGCAGTGAAGTCATGAAGAAATTTATGGAAAATTTAGATTTGTCGCGATTTCGAAAAGACGTAGATATTAGTAGGTCTTTAAGCTTTATCATGACGTCCATTGAAGCGATTGGCAACAATTATATAAAGAAGTATAATCATGACATTGACAAACTTATTGCGGATAAAGATAAGATCATTGATGATTTAAAAAGTTGCATAAACATGCTTAAGTATGGTATATATGAGAAGTGATGGAATGAAATTGGGTGGTTAATACACCTGATTTTTTTGCCTTTAAATAGGTACTGGATTTTTTCTTCAAAAGTGATACTATTAAGACGTACGGAATTATGAGAAAAGGAAGTGCTTAATTATGAGTTTACATGATGACATAATGAATTTCATCAGCAATGCTGATGGAGATATAGGTGTTTCTGTAAAAAATCTGAAGACTGGAGAAATAATAAGCGTAAATGAAGATATGATGTTTCCATCTGCCAGCACGATAAAAATACTTATCATGGCACAGATATATAAGATGGCTAAAGAAGGGTACATAAGGCTAACTGACAACATCGTTTTATCTGACTTTATGAAGACGGACGGCAGCGGGATCTTGTACCAGTTAAACAGCAAGCACAAATTCACCATAGAAGAACTTATAACGCTGATGATAATTATAAGCGACAATACTGCCGCAAATGTTTTGATCGATATAGCAGATATGAAAAATATAAATAAGATGGCAGAAGATTTAGGCTTGGTTAATACTAAAATACAGAGAAAGATGATGGACTTTGAAGCAGCAAAATCCGGCAAGGACAACTACACATGTCCAAAGGATATGACGCGCCTTTTAGAGCAGATGTACTCTGGAAAAGTTGTAGATGAGGAGTACAGCATTAAGATGATAGAAGTCTTAAAGAAGCAACAGGATTTGGGAAGGCTTGATATGTACTTGCCGGATGACATAGTGATTGCTCATAAGCCTGGGGAACTTAAATCTTTAGAGCACGATGTAGGAATAGTGTTTTTAAAAGATTGCGACTACATAATAAGTGTGATGACAAACAACATGACTACGAATCTTGATGGAAAGATTGCCATAGGGAAAATATCAAAGATGGTCTACGACGAATACGTAAGATTATAAAGCAGCAAGTTTTGCTGCTTTATTTTGTCAAGATTCTAAGGGAGTTAAGCACCGCAAGTACAGTTACCCCAACGTCTGCAAATACTGCTTCCCACATTGTTGCAAAACCTAATGCTCCTAATGTGAGGACAGATAATTTAACGCCTAATGCCAAAATTATATTTTCTAAAACAATTTTATGAGTTTTCTTTGCTATTTTTATTGCGTCAACCAATTTATAAGGCTCGTCTGTCATCAGCACTACGTCTGATGCTTCTATAGCAGCATCAGTGCCGATTTTTCCCATTGCAATTCCTATATCTGCTCTTGTTAAAGCTGGAGCATCATTTATCCCATCTCCAACAAAAGCTACTTTGCCGTTATAGTTATTTCTGCATAGCTCATCGACTACATTGACTTTTTCATCAGGCAGAAGCTCCGAGTGAACACCATCAAGTCCTAACTCATTCGATATATATTGGCTTATTTCTTTTTTATCTCCGGTAAGCATGATAAGCCTTTCTGCACCTAAGCTCTTAAGTGTTTTTACAGTATCTTTGGAGTCTTTTTTTATTGTATCAGATATGACGATGTATCCTGCATATTTTCCGTCTACTGCT comes from the Thermoanaerobacterium aotearoense genome and includes:
- a CDS encoding ABC transporter permease subunit, with translation MNVFLYELKSKTKSLAVWSISLIFVAVFLLSMYPTFYKNASLFKDVLEGYPVAVRKAFGISIDDIIKFLGYYSYVFSYVVLLGAIQAMNYGVSSISKEIKLKTADFLMTKPVKRGYILTSKILSSIVVLLITDAVYFLSAFIMAKSVAKEPFNIKLFFMISVTLLFVEMIFLSIGVLLSSVARKIKSTTSISLGVVFAFYVIGMIQAILNDDNMKYLTPFKYFDLNYIMKNSSYDIHFSVISLLIVVVSIFLSYVFFQKRDIYAM
- a CDS encoding ABC transporter ATP-binding protein — protein: MKIIEVNNLTKYYGKSRGIIDVSFDVEEGEVFGFIGPNGAGKSTTIRILLSLIYPTSGSARIFGKDCIKYGPDIKKDIGYLPSEVFYYDNMKVIDLLKYSASFYKKDCSKRIKELSELMDLDLDKRIDDLSYGNRKKVGIVQGLLHEPKLLILDEPTSGLDPLMQQRFFNLLKEENKKGVTILFSSHILSEVQKLCDRVAIIKEGKIVSLEKISTLRENSYKKIYIEANAPLKSEYFNMDGVSDLQVKDRTVSFLFKGDINNITKKIAEISISDIAIEEPSLEEIFMHYYT
- a CDS encoding serine hydrolase — encoded protein: MSLHDDIMNFISNADGDIGVSVKNLKTGEIISVNEDMMFPSASTIKILIMAQIYKMAKEGYIRLTDNIVLSDFMKTDGSGILYQLNSKHKFTIEELITLMIIISDNTAANVLIDIADMKNINKMAEDLGLVNTKIQRKMMDFEAAKSGKDNYTCPKDMTRLLEQMYSGKVVDEEYSIKMIEVLKKQQDLGRLDMYLPDDIVIAHKPGELKSLEHDVGIVFLKDCDYIISVMTNNMTTNLDGKIAIGKISKMVYDEYVRL
- a CDS encoding ABC transporter permease subunit, producing MNIYIKEMKSSVKSLIIWSLVMIAFVASSMGKFAASSSISGQSLNDMISKMPDALKSMFGSGNFDLSKAIGFYGAMFIYIVLMAALHASLIGSNILSKEEDDKTAEFLMSKPVPRAKVITSKLFAAFTNIIIFNAVTFVSSLYFVGYYSKGENISGDVLKLMLGVLALQLIYVSLGLYFSSFLRNPRLSSPITIGVMLATYILSLAIDIDNHLSRLKYLTPFKYFDAKNLMNGKRFEIIYVAISALIVILCIGGTYVFYQKRDLKI
- a CDS encoding TetR/AcrR family transcriptional regulator; the protein is MYDSFENLSDEKRDRIIEASLREFSEKGYMRASTNEIVKNAGISKGLLFHYFKSKKNLFLYLFDRIVDEFVAAFYEFIDDSSSDIFDRLMSWTMVKFRLYYRKPLEYRFLTVSIYDSPEEIKDDILKRYERISSEVMKKFMENLDLSRFRKDVDISRSLSFIMTSIEAIGNNYIKKYNHDIDKLIADKDKIIDDLKSCINMLKYGIYEK